One window of Nocardia nova SH22a genomic DNA carries:
- a CDS encoding RibD family protein produces MPRPYVVLSVAASVDGYIDDTIPERLYLSNEADFDRVEVVRTECDAILIGAETLRRDNPRLIIKSPERLAARAAAGKPAHLQKIVVTGSGNLDPAAHFWHYGVEDRIPLVYTTDTGAENLRDRLGELATVVSLGEAVDFGAMLDDLGARDIDRLMIEGGTSIHTAILAAGLADELHLAVAPLLIGQADAPRFVNPAEFPGGPRRRMQLADVTQIGDVTLLRYFPKNESDDN; encoded by the coding sequence GTGCCCCGACCGTACGTAGTGCTGTCCGTCGCGGCCAGCGTGGACGGCTACATCGACGACACCATTCCCGAACGGCTCTATCTGTCCAACGAGGCCGACTTCGACCGCGTCGAAGTCGTACGCACCGAATGCGACGCCATCCTCATCGGCGCGGAAACCCTGCGCCGCGACAACCCACGCCTGATCATCAAGAGCCCCGAACGCCTGGCGGCCCGCGCCGCAGCCGGTAAACCCGCACATCTGCAGAAGATCGTGGTCACCGGCTCCGGCAACCTGGACCCGGCCGCTCACTTCTGGCACTACGGCGTCGAGGATCGCATCCCGCTCGTCTACACCACCGACACCGGCGCCGAGAACCTCCGCGACCGCCTCGGCGAACTCGCCACCGTCGTATCACTCGGCGAGGCAGTCGATTTCGGCGCCATGCTCGATGACCTCGGCGCCCGCGACATCGATCGGCTGATGATCGAAGGCGGCACCAGCATCCACACCGCCATCCTCGCCGCCGGTCTCGCCGACGAACTCCACCTCGCCGTCGCCCCGCTGCTCATCGGCCAAGCCGACGCACCCCGGTTCGTCAACCCCGCCGAGTTCCCCGGCGGGCCACGCAGACGGATGCAACTGGCCGACGTGACCCAGATCGGCGACGTCACACTCCTGCGGTACTTCCCGAAGAACGAGTCCGACGACAACTGA
- the dapA gene encoding 4-hydroxy-tetrahydrodipicolinate synthase — protein MVDTPFGRVITAMVTPMHADGSIDYDGLQNLAVHLADHGHDGLLVNGTTGESATTTDEEDYACVRAVVEAVGDRVQVMAGCGTNDTEHSTRAAREMVACGADALLVVTPYYNKPPQDCILEHFRLVAEAGDGTPVMLYDIPGRTGTALSTDTILRAADIPTVRAVKDAKGDFFEASRIMSKTDLLWYSGDDVVNLPHLAQGATGIVSVVGHVAGDHYAEMIAAVDRGDLTRAREIHRRLIPAVDAIMHVSQGAIQSKAAMKMLGVISSDALRMPYRQGPPEHQQRLRAGLEESGLL, from the coding sequence ATGGTGGACACCCCCTTCGGCCGAGTCATCACAGCGATGGTGACCCCCATGCACGCCGACGGCTCGATCGACTACGACGGCCTGCAGAACCTCGCTGTCCATCTCGCCGACCACGGCCACGACGGATTGCTGGTCAACGGGACCACCGGTGAGTCCGCCACCACCACCGACGAGGAGGACTACGCCTGTGTGCGGGCGGTGGTCGAGGCCGTCGGCGACCGCGTCCAGGTGATGGCCGGCTGCGGCACCAACGACACCGAGCACTCCACTCGTGCGGCGCGCGAGATGGTCGCCTGCGGCGCCGACGCCCTGCTCGTCGTCACGCCGTACTACAACAAGCCGCCACAGGACTGCATCCTCGAACACTTCCGCCTGGTCGCCGAAGCCGGCGACGGTACGCCCGTCATGCTGTACGACATCCCCGGCCGGACCGGAACAGCGCTGAGCACCGACACCATCCTCCGCGCCGCCGACATCCCCACCGTGCGCGCCGTCAAGGATGCCAAGGGCGACTTCTTCGAGGCCAGTCGGATCATGTCGAAAACCGACCTGCTCTGGTACTCCGGCGACGACGTCGTCAACCTGCCACACCTCGCCCAAGGCGCGACCGGCATCGTGTCGGTCGTCGGCCACGTCGCCGGCGATCACTACGCCGAGATGATCGCCGCCGTCGACCGCGGCGACCTGACCCGGGCCCGCGAGATCCACCGGCGCCTCATCCCCGCCGTCGACGCGATCATGCACGTCTCACAGGGCGCCATCCAGTCCAAGGCGGCGATGAAAATGCTCGGCGTCATCTCCTCCGACGCACTGCGCATGCCCTACAGGCAAGGCCCGCCGGAGCATCAGCAACGCCTGCGCGCCGGACTCGAGGAATCCGGTCTGCTGTAG
- a CDS encoding helix-turn-helix domain-containing protein, with protein sequence MHTVGRWTGRDVAAFRAALGMKREVFAAHTGVSVEAVKKWERRKETIELSAPYAARMDRKLREADAVVVERFWSLLDGGTTVGIEAGHKHGTLRESGVDIDHVLVPTRTATGEVVLVSVPRRNFIFGVGAGAVGVAANAAMSSKPIAAMFAHTDVDHIKHFNDKWMNVIESENLYGAPEALPEVLGAITRMQALKRAKAVDSQGILRLLAKYAVVAAGQFQDQLAFDQAQYWAEKALMWSHQLGDDYHIGLSLVRMCQIACDMGDFGEAREFAEATCRAAPPTSWFPAAAVAYNAHAHALEGNPTASARTYDAARALVDRADTDPAWGLFLDHSYIDAYQAHSLTTLGDHTTAITQFDRATTHMQTGYPRDRGVYLARSAVAHMSAGHIEPAAALGTPALQIGMATGSQRIMERVTILADMMDPASTQPGVGEFVNEFQQWKATSCPDRT encoded by the coding sequence ATGCACACGGTTGGACGATGGACAGGGCGGGACGTCGCCGCGTTCCGGGCCGCGCTGGGCATGAAACGCGAGGTATTCGCGGCCCATACCGGAGTGTCGGTGGAGGCGGTGAAGAAATGGGAACGACGCAAGGAAACCATCGAGCTGAGCGCTCCCTACGCCGCGCGGATGGACCGCAAGCTCCGCGAAGCGGACGCTGTTGTCGTCGAACGGTTCTGGTCGTTACTCGATGGTGGGACTACCGTGGGGATCGAGGCCGGGCACAAACACGGCACCCTGCGCGAATCCGGTGTTGATATCGACCACGTTCTGGTGCCGACCCGGACCGCTACAGGAGAGGTGGTTCTGGTGTCAGTACCACGCCGCAACTTCATTTTCGGCGTCGGAGCCGGTGCTGTCGGCGTCGCCGCGAACGCGGCGATGTCGTCCAAGCCGATCGCCGCGATGTTCGCCCACACCGATGTCGATCACATCAAACATTTCAACGACAAGTGGATGAATGTCATCGAATCCGAAAACCTCTACGGCGCACCGGAGGCATTGCCCGAGGTGCTCGGCGCTATCACCCGAATGCAGGCACTGAAACGGGCCAAAGCTGTCGATTCGCAAGGAATTCTGCGGCTGCTGGCCAAGTACGCGGTGGTGGCCGCCGGACAGTTTCAGGATCAATTGGCCTTCGACCAAGCGCAGTACTGGGCCGAGAAGGCACTGATGTGGTCGCATCAACTCGGGGATGATTATCACATCGGGCTGTCACTGGTCCGGATGTGCCAGATCGCCTGTGACATGGGCGATTTCGGCGAAGCCAGGGAGTTCGCCGAGGCCACCTGCCGGGCGGCACCGCCAACCAGCTGGTTTCCCGCCGCCGCCGTGGCCTACAACGCCCACGCCCACGCACTCGAGGGCAATCCGACCGCGAGCGCCCGCACCTACGACGCCGCCCGTGCTCTGGTCGACCGGGCCGACACCGACCCCGCGTGGGGATTGTTCCTGGATCACTCCTACATCGACGCCTACCAAGCCCACAGCCTCACCACACTCGGCGACCACACAACCGCCATCACACAATTCGACCGCGCGACCACGCACATGCAGACCGGCTACCCGCGCGACCGCGGGGTCTACCTCGCGCGCTCGGCCGTCGCGCACATGTCCGCCGGACACATCGAACCCGCAGCGGCACTGGGCACCCCGGCCCTGCAGATCGGCATGGCCACCGGTTCGCAACGCATCATGGAGCGCGTCACCATTCTTGCGGACATGATGGATCCCGCCAGCACCCAGCCCGGCGTCGGCGAATTCGTCAACGAGTTCCAGCAATGGAAGGCAACATCGTGCCCCGACCGTACGTAG
- a CDS encoding putative quinol monooxygenase: MSFALVVKFTLENETKAVAFDALVADTVRAIIDHEPGTLVYATYTVTDEPLARVFYEVYRDRAAFDEHERQPHTRHFLEQRGQYIESFRVEFLTPGVTKGLPA, encoded by the coding sequence ATGTCGTTCGCGCTGGTCGTGAAATTCACTCTGGAGAACGAGACCAAAGCGGTAGCTTTCGATGCACTCGTCGCCGATACTGTCCGGGCGATCATCGACCATGAACCGGGCACTCTGGTATACGCCACCTACACGGTCACTGACGAACCGTTGGCGCGTGTCTTTTACGAGGTCTATCGCGACCGAGCGGCGTTCGATGAGCATGAGCGGCAGCCGCACACCCGTCACTTTCTGGAACAGCGCGGCCAATATATCGAGTCGTTCCGCGTCGAGTTCCTGACACCCGGCGTGACGAAAGGGCTACCGGCATAG